The following proteins are co-located in the Echinicola sp. 20G genome:
- the mtaB gene encoding tRNA (N(6)-L-threonylcarbamoyladenosine(37)-C(2))-methylthiotransferase MtaB — translation MKKVAFYTLGCKLNYSETSTISRQFEEKGYKKVGFEDSPDIFIINTCSVTENADKKCKKIVKEAKKISPNSYVTIIGCYAQLKPKEISEIKGVDAVLGAAEKFRLIELLDGFAKEQETKVLASEIQEATTFNNAYSMHDRTRTFLKVQDGCNYGCAFCTIPLARGKSRSDAIENILKSAQEIAQTDVKEVVLTGVNIGDFGIQDGKRKERFSDLVKALDEINGIERFRISSIEPNLLTNEIIEFTSQSKRFVPHFHIPLQSGSNTILRKMGRRYLRELYVDRVSKIKTLMPHCCIGVDVIVGFPGETEELFLETYNFLNELPVSYLHVFTYSERANTRASEMDEVVPMKVRHQRSKMLRILSEKKKRKFYEENLKGTFDVLFEDDVENGLMHGFTENYIRVSAKYDPLLINEIKKVTLWDINEKGTVYVVEPEIIYEQHV, via the coding sequence TTGAAAAAGGTAGCATTTTATACATTGGGGTGTAAATTAAACTACTCCGAAACTTCTACAATAAGCCGTCAATTCGAAGAAAAAGGCTATAAAAAGGTTGGTTTTGAAGACAGCCCAGACATCTTTATTATCAACACATGTTCTGTCACCGAGAATGCCGACAAAAAATGTAAGAAGATTGTAAAGGAGGCTAAAAAGATCTCCCCAAACTCCTATGTGACCATAATCGGTTGCTATGCTCAACTGAAGCCTAAAGAAATTTCTGAGATAAAAGGCGTAGATGCTGTTTTGGGAGCTGCTGAAAAATTTCGTTTGATCGAACTTCTTGATGGCTTTGCCAAAGAGCAAGAAACCAAAGTACTTGCCTCCGAGATCCAGGAAGCCACTACCTTCAACAATGCCTACTCCATGCATGACCGAACCAGGACTTTCCTCAAAGTCCAGGATGGCTGCAATTATGGTTGCGCTTTTTGTACAATTCCCCTTGCAAGGGGAAAAAGCCGAAGTGATGCTATTGAAAACATCCTAAAATCGGCTCAGGAAATTGCACAGACCGATGTAAAGGAAGTGGTTTTGACCGGAGTCAACATAGGCGATTTTGGTATTCAAGATGGTAAGAGAAAAGAAAGGTTTTCTGATCTTGTCAAAGCGTTGGACGAGATCAATGGTATAGAAAGGTTTAGGATTTCATCAATTGAGCCAAATTTGCTTACCAATGAGATCATTGAATTTACTTCCCAATCCAAACGTTTTGTCCCTCATTTCCATATCCCTCTTCAATCTGGTAGCAATACCATATTGAGAAAAATGGGTAGAAGATACTTACGTGAACTTTATGTGGACAGGGTCTCCAAAATAAAAACATTGATGCCCCATTGTTGTATTGGTGTGGATGTGATTGTTGGCTTCCCTGGAGAAACCGAAGAGCTATTCCTAGAAACTTATAATTTTCTGAACGAGCTTCCAGTCTCTTACCTTCATGTATTTACCTATTCTGAAAGAGCCAATACCAGAGCATCTGAAATGGATGAAGTTGTCCCTATGAAAGTAAGGCATCAACGCTCCAAAATGCTTAGGATATTATCAGAAAAGAAAAAAAGGAAGTTCTATGAAGAAAACCTAAAAGGCACCTTTGATGTCTTATTTGAAGATGATGTAGAAAATGGTTTAATGCATGGTTTCACTGAAAATTATATTCGGGTATCAGCCAAATATGATCCATTACTCATAAACGAGATCAAAAAGGTAACCCTTTGGGACATCAACGAAAAAGGCACTGTATATGTAGTAGAACCAGAGATCATATATGAACAACATGTTTAG
- a CDS encoding glutamine synthetase III: MATLRQKSLMMVQSREDVSFAAPSTKISDYFGSEVFGLSKMKEALAPSVYKKVSEAIEKGQKIDTSSAEEVATAAKAWALEKGVTHYTHWFQPLTGSTAEKHDTFFDAHARIERFKGSALVQQEPDASSFPNGGIRTTFEARGYTAWDPSSPMFIFENTLCIPTIFVSYTGEALDYKTPLLKSVDAVSAAAVPICQLFDRNVKKVNPSLGVEQEYFVIDKALYAARPDLVMAGRTVFGHNPARGQQLDDHYFGSIPGRVKAFMKHFEIEAWKLGIPVSTRHNEVAPGQFEVAPVFEEINKATDHNQLLMDMMDKVADQHGLKVLFHEKPFAGLNGSGKHNNWSLITDTGVNLFQPSNSARENLQFLTFLVATVKAVYDHADILRASIASAANDFRLGANEAPPAIISVFLGSTLTGVLDELEKNGNIKIEKGDNMYMKLGINKIPEIILDNTDRNRTSPFAFTGNKFEFRAVGSSANVAGPMTALNVIAAETLQNMYADIKAEMEGGNEKKIAIVNVLRKYIKDSKKVRFEGDGYSEEWANEAEKRGLSNLKSTPFALDVLEAKSTASLYEKHNVLNATELHARHEIRLENYIMKVQIESRVMGDLALNHIIPTAIQYQNKLIENANGLKGLGLDAKAAIETVSEISKHIESLKDNVLAMIDARRKLNKEEDIVKRAKGYSTDVKDAFFDKIRYSADKLELFVDDEFWPLVKYREMLFLR, translated from the coding sequence ATGGCAACTTTACGACAAAAATCATTAATGATGGTGCAGTCAAGAGAAGATGTGTCTTTTGCAGCCCCGTCAACAAAAATCTCCGATTATTTTGGTTCTGAAGTTTTCGGTCTTTCTAAAATGAAAGAAGCTCTTGCTCCTTCAGTATATAAGAAGGTAAGTGAGGCGATCGAAAAAGGACAAAAAATTGATACTTCCAGTGCCGAAGAAGTAGCTACTGCAGCAAAAGCATGGGCGCTAGAAAAGGGTGTTACACACTATACCCACTGGTTTCAGCCATTGACCGGTTCTACAGCAGAAAAGCATGATACTTTCTTCGATGCACACGCAAGGATAGAAAGATTTAAAGGTTCAGCGCTTGTTCAGCAGGAGCCAGATGCTTCTTCTTTCCCTAATGGTGGTATAAGAACTACATTTGAAGCAAGGGGTTATACAGCTTGGGATCCAAGTTCTCCAATGTTTATTTTCGAGAACACCCTTTGTATTCCAACCATCTTCGTGTCGTACACAGGTGAGGCTTTGGATTATAAAACTCCATTGTTGAAGTCAGTTGACGCAGTGAGTGCTGCAGCTGTGCCAATTTGTCAATTGTTTGACAGAAATGTAAAGAAAGTAAATCCTTCATTGGGTGTTGAGCAGGAGTACTTTGTGATCGACAAAGCGCTTTATGCGGCAAGACCTGACTTGGTAATGGCTGGAAGAACTGTTTTTGGTCATAACCCAGCAAGGGGCCAGCAGTTGGACGATCACTATTTTGGATCTATTCCAGGTAGAGTGAAGGCTTTCATGAAGCACTTCGAAATTGAGGCTTGGAAATTAGGTATTCCTGTTTCTACGCGTCACAATGAAGTGGCTCCAGGTCAGTTTGAAGTAGCTCCTGTATTCGAAGAGATCAACAAAGCTACCGACCACAACCAATTGTTGATGGATATGATGGATAAGGTGGCTGATCAACATGGTCTTAAAGTGTTGTTCCATGAGAAGCCATTTGCCGGATTGAACGGTAGTGGTAAGCATAACAACTGGTCTTTGATCACAGATACTGGTGTTAACTTGTTCCAGCCAAGTAATTCTGCAAGAGAAAATCTTCAGTTCTTAACTTTCTTGGTGGCAACAGTAAAAGCTGTTTACGATCATGCTGATATTTTGAGAGCAAGTATCGCTTCGGCAGCGAATGACTTTAGGTTAGGGGCTAATGAAGCACCTCCTGCAATTATTTCTGTATTCTTAGGTTCTACGCTTACTGGTGTATTGGACGAATTAGAGAAGAACGGAAACATCAAGATCGAAAAAGGTGATAATATGTATATGAAGTTAGGAATCAACAAAATTCCTGAAATCATATTGGATAATACTGATAGAAACAGAACTTCTCCTTTTGCATTTACAGGTAACAAGTTTGAGTTCAGAGCCGTAGGTTCTTCTGCCAACGTGGCTGGACCAATGACTGCTTTGAACGTAATTGCTGCTGAAACCCTTCAAAATATGTATGCCGATATCAAGGCTGAAATGGAAGGTGGAAACGAGAAGAAAATTGCTATCGTTAATGTATTGAGAAAATACATCAAAGACAGTAAGAAAGTTAGATTTGAAGGAGATGGCTACTCTGAAGAGTGGGCTAATGAAGCTGAGAAAAGAGGTCTTTCTAACTTGAAGAGTACTCCATTTGCATTAGACGTATTGGAAGCGAAATCTACTGCTTCTCTTTATGAAAAGCATAATGTTCTTAATGCCACTGAGCTTCATGCAAGACATGAAATTCGTTTGGAAAACTACATCATGAAGGTTCAGATTGAATCTCGTGTGATGGGAGACCTTGCATTGAACCACATCATTCCAACAGCCATCCAGTATCAAAACAAATTGATCGAAAACGCTAATGGATTGAAAGGCTTAGGTTTAGATGCTAAAGCGGCTATTGAAACTGTAAGCGAGATCAGCAAGCATATTGAATCATTGAAGGATAATGTTCTTGCGATGATCGATGCCAGAAGAAAGCTGAACAAAGAGGAAGATATCGTTAAGAGAGCTAAAGGTTACAGTACTGATGTAAAAGATGCATTCTTCGATAAAATCAGGTATTCAGCTGATAAGCTAGAGTTGTTCGTTGATGATGAATTCTGGCCATTAGTAAAATATAGAGAAATGTTGTTCTTGAGATAA